A single genomic interval of Rhizobium leguminosarum bv. trifolii WSM1325 harbors:
- a CDS encoding dTDP-4-dehydrorhamnose reductase (KEGG: atc:AGR_L_531 dTDP-4-dehydrorhamnose reductase~TIGRFAM: dTDP-4-dehydrorhamnose reductase~PFAM: dTDP-4-dehydrorhamnose reductase; NAD-dependent epimerase/dehydratase) has translation MRIAVTGKSGQVTSALQALNVPGIEIIAIGRPELDLLEPSMVSEIIAKIKPDVVVSSAAYTAVDKAESDEAAAFAINRDGAKAIAAATAELSLPVIHLSTDYVFDGDKPECYVESDPVGPVSVYGRSKLEGEYAVAAANENHVILRTAWVYSTFGHNFVITMLRLAETREELSVVSDQLGCPTSAGDIAGAIVKIAGRLSNDSTPDLRGVCHLAGSGETSCAGFARYILSIHEEKTGRRVTVKDIATADYPTAAKRPANSRLCCDKLKSLYSVSMPEWRISARAAVTKLLEEPKEAV, from the coding sequence ATGCGCATCGCGGTAACAGGCAAGAGCGGCCAGGTCACGTCTGCGCTGCAGGCGCTGAATGTGCCAGGTATCGAGATCATCGCCATCGGCAGGCCCGAGCTGGATTTGCTTGAGCCTTCGATGGTGAGTGAAATCATTGCGAAAATTAAGCCCGACGTCGTCGTCTCATCCGCCGCCTACACGGCCGTTGACAAAGCCGAAAGCGACGAGGCGGCAGCTTTCGCCATCAATCGAGACGGCGCAAAAGCCATCGCCGCAGCAACGGCCGAGCTATCCCTTCCCGTCATCCATCTTTCGACTGATTATGTTTTCGATGGAGACAAGCCCGAATGCTATGTCGAGAGCGACCCGGTCGGACCGGTATCCGTCTATGGCAGATCGAAGCTCGAGGGAGAATATGCGGTCGCCGCGGCGAATGAAAACCATGTCATCCTGCGGACGGCCTGGGTCTACTCCACGTTTGGCCACAACTTCGTGATAACGATGTTGAGGCTCGCAGAGACACGAGAAGAGCTGAGCGTCGTCAGCGATCAACTGGGTTGCCCGACCTCCGCCGGCGACATCGCCGGGGCTATCGTCAAAATAGCAGGCAGGCTATCAAACGATTCCACCCCGGACTTGCGGGGCGTTTGTCACTTGGCCGGCAGCGGCGAAACCAGCTGCGCTGGGTTTGCACGATATATATTGTCAATTCATGAGGAAAAGACCGGCAGGCGCGTCACCGTCAAGGACATTGCGACCGCTGACTATCCCACAGCAGCGAAACGGCCAGCCAATTCCAGACTGTGTTGCGATAAGCTGAA